The Streptomyces sp. NBC_00224 genome has a window encoding:
- the lnt gene encoding apolipoprotein N-acyltransferase, whose translation MRVPVGLRHALTGLRHRLMVSRWWRGTAALLAGALPALAFPAPGLWWFAYVALVPWLLLIRSARDGRRAALDGWLGGTGFMLAVHHWLMPSLTVFIVVLAALLGLLWAPWGVLVRSTLGGPGAGRPSPLRATAALAVLPSGWLMVELVRSWQGLGGPWGVLGSSQWQVAPALRLASVGGVWLVSLFVVAANVAVTVLLVSRPARTPVVAAVLAGAVAAGAVWAWAPRPERAGRVRVAVVQPGMYESGGSRFARSEALTRELAGRDVDLVVWGESSVGSDLTARPDLAARITALSRAVGADILVNVDARRADRPGIFKSSVLVGPDGPTGDRYDKMRLVPFGEYIPARSLLGWATSVGKAAGEDRRRGSTPVVMTLPDGLRIGPVICFESAFPDMSRHLVREGARLIVAQSSTSSFQHSWAPAQHASLAALRAAETGRPAVHATLTGISAVYGPDGRRIGHWLGTTSSTAGVYDVPLADGTTLYVRFGDWAVYAALLVLAAYCAFTGRRSLRRPAPEPPVPPARTARASQERPVH comes from the coding sequence ATGCGGGTTCCGGTCGGGCTGCGGCACGCTCTCACGGGGCTGCGCCACCGTCTGATGGTGTCGCGGTGGTGGCGGGGCACGGCGGCGCTGCTCGCCGGCGCGCTCCCGGCCCTGGCGTTCCCGGCGCCGGGCCTGTGGTGGTTCGCGTACGTCGCGCTGGTGCCGTGGCTGCTGCTGATCCGCTCGGCCCGCGACGGGCGGCGGGCCGCGCTCGACGGCTGGCTGGGCGGCACCGGGTTCATGCTCGCGGTGCACCACTGGCTGATGCCGAGCCTGACCGTCTTCATCGTCGTCCTGGCCGCGCTCCTGGGGCTGCTGTGGGCGCCGTGGGGCGTCCTCGTGCGCTCGACGCTCGGCGGTCCCGGCGCGGGCAGGCCCTCGCCGCTGCGCGCGACGGCCGCGCTCGCGGTGCTGCCCTCGGGCTGGCTGATGGTCGAACTGGTCCGCTCCTGGCAGGGGTTGGGCGGCCCGTGGGGGGTGCTCGGCTCCAGCCAGTGGCAAGTGGCTCCGGCGCTGCGCCTCGCCTCGGTCGGCGGGGTCTGGCTGGTGAGCCTGTTCGTGGTGGCCGCCAACGTCGCGGTGACGGTGCTGCTCGTCTCCCGCCCGGCGCGTACGCCCGTGGTGGCCGCGGTGCTCGCCGGGGCCGTCGCCGCCGGGGCCGTGTGGGCATGGGCGCCGCGTCCCGAACGGGCGGGCCGGGTGCGGGTGGCCGTCGTCCAGCCGGGCATGTACGAGAGCGGCGGCTCCCGCTTCGCCCGCAGCGAGGCCCTGACCCGGGAACTGGCGGGGCGGGACGTGGACCTGGTGGTGTGGGGCGAGAGCAGCGTCGGCTCCGACCTGACGGCCCGGCCGGACCTCGCGGCCAGGATCACCGCGCTCTCGCGGGCGGTGGGCGCGGACATCCTGGTGAACGTGGACGCCCGCCGCGCCGACCGGCCGGGGATCTTCAAGAGCTCGGTCCTGGTCGGGCCGGACGGGCCGACGGGCGACCGCTACGACAAGATGCGGCTGGTGCCGTTCGGCGAGTACATCCCGGCCCGCTCGCTGCTCGGCTGGGCCACCTCCGTCGGCAAGGCCGCGGGCGAGGACCGGCGCCGGGGCTCGACGCCGGTGGTGATGACGCTGCCGGACGGGCTGCGGATCGGTCCGGTGATCTGCTTCGAGTCGGCGTTCCCGGACATGAGCCGCCATCTGGTGCGCGAGGGCGCCCGGTTGATCGTCGCCCAGTCGTCGACGTCGTCGTTCCAGCACAGCTGGGCGCCCGCGCAGCACGCCTCGCTCGCCGCGCTGCGCGCCGCCGAGACGGGCCGCCCGGCCGTGCACGCCACGCTCACCGGGATCAGCGCGGTGTACGGCCCGGACGGCCGGCGGATCGGCCACTGGCTCGGCACCACAAGCAGCACGGCCGGGGTCTACGACGTGCCGCTCGCCGACGGCACCACCCTCTACGTCCGGTTCGGCGACTGGGCGGTGTACGCGGCGCTGCTGGTCCTCGCCGCGTACTGCGCCTTCACGGGGCGGCGCTCGCTCAGGAGGCCTGCTCCAGAGCCTCCCGTACCACCCGCTCGCACAGCTCGTGCGTCGCAAGAGCGTCCCGTGCACTGA
- a CDS encoding Gfo/Idh/MocA family protein — MKVGCIGLGDIAQKAYLPVLTTLPGVELHLQTRTPATLARVADTHHVPLAQRHTELDALLAQGLDAAFVHAPTAVHPTIVTRLLEAGVATYVDKPLAYELADSQRLVELAEERGVSLTVGFNRRLAPGYAQCAEHPRELILMQKNRVGLPEDPRTLVLDDFIHVVDTLRFLAPGPVEHTVVRARVREGLMEHVVLQLSGDGFTAIGTMNRMNGSTEEILEVSGQDTKRQVLNLADVVDHKGQPTVRRRGDWVPVARQRGIEQAVHSFLDAVRAGKLVSARDALATHELCERVVREALEQAS; from the coding sequence GTGAAGGTCGGCTGCATCGGACTCGGGGACATCGCGCAGAAGGCCTATCTGCCGGTCCTGACCACCCTGCCGGGGGTGGAGCTGCATCTGCAGACCCGCACCCCCGCCACTCTCGCGCGGGTCGCCGACACCCACCACGTCCCACTCGCGCAGCGCCACACCGAGCTCGACGCGCTCCTCGCGCAGGGCCTCGACGCGGCCTTCGTGCACGCGCCGACCGCCGTGCACCCGACGATCGTGACCCGGCTGCTCGAAGCGGGCGTGGCGACCTACGTCGACAAGCCGCTGGCGTACGAACTCGCCGACTCCCAGCGGCTCGTGGAGCTCGCCGAGGAGCGCGGTGTGAGCCTGACCGTCGGCTTCAACCGGCGGCTCGCGCCCGGCTACGCGCAGTGCGCCGAGCACCCGCGCGAGCTCATCCTGATGCAGAAGAACCGCGTCGGGCTCCCCGAGGACCCGCGCACGCTGGTCCTGGACGACTTCATCCACGTCGTGGACACCCTGCGCTTTTTGGCGCCGGGGCCCGTCGAGCACACGGTCGTACGAGCCCGGGTGCGCGAGGGACTGATGGAGCACGTCGTCCTCCAGCTCTCCGGCGACGGCTTCACCGCCATCGGCACGATGAACCGGATGAACGGCTCCACCGAGGAGATCCTGGAGGTCTCCGGACAGGACACCAAGCGGCAGGTGCTCAATCTGGCCGACGTCGTCGACCACAAGGGCCAGCCGACCGTGCGCCGGCGCGGCGACTGGGTTCCGGTGGCCCGCCAGCGCGGCATCGAGCAGGCCGTGCACTCCTTCCTCGACGCCGTACGGGCCGGGAAGCTGGTCAGTGCACGGGACGCTCTTGCGACGCACGAGCTGTGCGAGCGGGTGGTACGGGAGGCTCTGGAGCAGGCCTCCTGA
- a CDS encoding DinB family protein: protein MTTTETPERQEPALDADELSMLVGWLEYHRETLALKCAGLTDEQLRTASMPPSGLTLMGLMRHMSEVEQHWFSNVFGGEQGAPHYYTDEDPDGDFHPGPEDTFEEALATWRGEIAKARAHAEGHTLDDLSAGTSRGGQHFNLRWVYTHMIEEYARHNGHADLLREGVDGTTGD, encoded by the coding sequence ATGACGACGACCGAGACGCCCGAACGCCAGGAACCCGCCCTCGACGCCGACGAGCTGTCGATGCTCGTGGGCTGGCTGGAGTACCACCGCGAGACCCTCGCCCTGAAGTGTGCGGGGCTCACCGACGAGCAGCTCAGGACGGCTTCGATGCCGCCCTCCGGGCTCACCCTGATGGGCCTGATGCGGCATATGTCCGAGGTCGAACAGCACTGGTTCAGCAATGTCTTCGGCGGCGAGCAGGGCGCGCCGCACTACTACACCGACGAGGACCCGGACGGCGACTTCCACCCCGGCCCCGAGGACACCTTCGAGGAGGCGCTCGCCACCTGGCGCGGCGAGATCGCCAAGGCCCGCGCCCACGCCGAGGGGCACACGCTCGACGACCTGAGCGCCGGCACCTCGCGCGGCGGGCAGCACTTCAACCTGCGCTGGGTCTACACCCACATGATCGAGGAGTACGCGCGCCACAACGGCCACGCCGACCTGCTGCGCGAGGGCGTCGACGGCACGACCGGCGACTGA
- the ung gene encoding uracil-DNA glycosylase — MTDIAMLPESWRGVLGEELQKPYFKELTDFIEEERAKGPVYPPREEVFAALDATPYDKVKVLVLGQDPYHGAGQGHGLCFSVRPGVRTPPSLRNIYKEMKEELGHPVPDNGYLMPWAEQGVLLLNAVLTVREGEANSHKGKGWEKFTDAVIRAVATRPDPAVFVLWGNYAQKKLPLIDEERHIVVKGAHPSPLSAKRFFGSRPFTQIDEAVAAQGHEPIDWRIPDLG; from the coding sequence GTGACCGACATCGCCATGCTGCCCGAGTCCTGGCGCGGCGTCCTCGGCGAGGAGCTCCAGAAGCCGTACTTCAAGGAGCTCACCGACTTCATCGAGGAGGAGCGGGCGAAGGGTCCCGTCTATCCGCCGCGCGAGGAGGTCTTCGCCGCCCTGGACGCGACTCCGTACGACAAGGTGAAGGTCCTGGTCCTCGGCCAGGACCCGTACCACGGCGCGGGCCAGGGCCACGGGCTGTGCTTCTCGGTGCGGCCGGGCGTCAGGACGCCGCCGTCGCTGCGGAACATCTACAAGGAGATGAAGGAGGAGCTCGGCCACCCGGTGCCGGACAACGGCTATCTGATGCCGTGGGCCGAGCAGGGTGTCCTGCTGCTCAACGCGGTGCTGACCGTCCGCGAGGGCGAGGCCAACTCCCACAAGGGCAAGGGCTGGGAGAAGTTCACCGACGCGGTGATCCGCGCGGTCGCCACCCGCCCGGACCCGGCGGTCTTCGTGCTGTGGGGGAACTACGCGCAGAAGAAGCTCCCCCTGATCGACGAGGAGCGGCACATCGTGGTGAAGGGTGCCCACCCCTCGCCGCTGTCGGCCAAGCGGTTCTTCGGCTCGCGGCCCTTCACCCAGATCGACGAGGCGGTCGCGGCGCAGGGCCACGAGCCGATCGACTGGCGCATCCCCGACCTGGGCTGA
- a CDS encoding ABC transporter substrate-binding protein: MSLLSGCGLLSGSGSDTEQTIKVGTVSEPSTLDPAASWDGSWELFRNVFQTLLSFPTGSNAPQPDAAENCQFKGAGSRTYQCTLRKGLEFSNGDKIDAAAVKYSIDRIVKINVKAGPKGLLTSLDRVTADDERTVTFHLNKPDATFPFVLGAPAMSIVDPKSYPANALRDDGGLTGSGPYTLESYRAGDRAELKKNSHYAGFAQLKNDAVSIRYFKDSAAMVDSLKKKQIDVTYRGLTADEVVDVQNEKAAGKELQLVETVGTEIRFLVFNPKDPLAANPAVRRAVAQLVDREALVAKVYKGTAEPLFSMVPKGVAGHTVSFFDTFGAPSVPKAKSILRKAGITDPVPLTLWYTTDRYGSSTALEFAEIKRQLEASGLFQVTLQSRPWKAYTQGMQAGEYPVFGRGWFPDFPDPDNFIAPFVGKENAVGTSYEPKEIVDQLIPQTREVSDRGAVSKKFERAQDVLSDDVRLLPLWQGKLYVAASEEIAGGERAIDPQTVMCMWELHRKTSW, from the coding sequence ATGTCCCTGCTGAGCGGCTGCGGACTGCTCTCGGGGAGCGGTTCGGATACCGAACAGACGATCAAGGTCGGCACGGTGAGCGAGCCGAGCACCCTCGATCCGGCCGCTTCCTGGGACGGCTCCTGGGAACTCTTCCGTAACGTCTTCCAGACGTTGCTGTCCTTCCCGACCGGCAGCAACGCGCCGCAGCCGGACGCGGCGGAGAACTGCCAGTTCAAGGGCGCCGGCAGCCGTACGTACCAGTGCACGCTGCGCAAGGGCCTGGAGTTCTCCAACGGCGACAAGATCGACGCCGCGGCCGTGAAGTACTCGATCGACCGCATTGTGAAGATCAATGTGAAGGCGGGCCCCAAGGGCCTGCTCACCAGCCTGGACCGGGTCACCGCCGACGACGAGCGGACGGTCACCTTCCATCTGAACAAGCCGGACGCGACCTTCCCCTTCGTGCTCGGCGCGCCCGCCATGTCCATCGTGGACCCCAAGTCCTACCCGGCGAACGCGCTCCGCGACGACGGCGGGCTCACCGGCTCCGGCCCGTACACCCTGGAGTCGTACCGGGCGGGCGACCGGGCCGAGCTGAAGAAGAACTCCCACTACGCCGGGTTCGCGCAGCTCAAGAACGACGCCGTCTCGATCCGCTACTTCAAGGACTCCGCCGCCATGGTGGACTCCCTCAAGAAGAAGCAGATCGACGTCACCTACCGGGGCCTGACCGCCGACGAGGTCGTGGACGTCCAGAACGAGAAGGCCGCCGGCAAGGAGCTCCAGCTGGTCGAGACGGTCGGCACGGAGATCCGCTTCCTGGTCTTCAACCCCAAGGACCCGCTCGCCGCCAATCCGGCCGTACGCAGGGCCGTCGCCCAGCTCGTCGACCGGGAGGCGCTGGTCGCCAAGGTCTACAAGGGCACGGCCGAGCCGCTGTTCTCGATGGTGCCCAAGGGTGTGGCCGGGCACACGGTGAGCTTCTTCGACACCTTCGGCGCCCCCAGCGTCCCCAAGGCCAAGTCCATCCTGCGCAAGGCCGGGATCACCGACCCGGTGCCGCTCACCCTCTGGTACACGACCGACCGGTACGGCTCGTCCACGGCGCTGGAGTTCGCCGAGATCAAGCGGCAGCTGGAGGCCTCCGGGCTGTTCCAGGTGACCCTGCAGAGCCGCCCCTGGAAGGCGTACACCCAGGGGATGCAGGCCGGTGAGTACCCCGTCTTCGGGCGCGGCTGGTTCCCCGACTTCCCGGACCCGGACAACTTCATCGCGCCGTTCGTCGGCAAGGAGAACGCGGTCGGCACCTCGTACGAGCCCAAGGAGATCGTCGATCAGCTGATCCCGCAGACCCGCGAGGTCTCCGACCGGGGCGCGGTCAGCAAGAAGTTCGAGCGGGCCCAGGACGTGCTCTCCGACGATGTGCGGCTGCTGCCGCTGTGGCAGGGCAAGCTCTATGTCGCGGCCAGCGAGGAGATCGCCGGCGGCGAGCGCGCCATCGACCCCCAGACGGTCATGTGCATGTGGGAGCTGCACCGCAAGACCAGCTGGTAG
- a CDS encoding SDR family oxidoreductase — translation MTDIQLPELSGRVALVTGASRGIGYGVAEALVARGDRVCITGRGEDALKEAVERLGADRVIGVAGKAHDEAHQAVAVERAMEAFGRVDFLVNNAGTNPVYSPMAELDLNVARKVYETNVISALGFAQQTWKAWQKENGGAIVNIASVAGLAPSPFIGAYGMSKAAMVNLTLQLAHEFAPDVRVNAIAPAVVKTKFAQALYEGREEEAAAAYPLKRLGVPSDIGGAVAFLTSEQSAWVTGQTLVVDGGLFLGAGVH, via the coding sequence ATGACGGACATTCAGCTCCCCGAGCTCTCCGGCAGGGTCGCCCTGGTCACCGGCGCCAGCCGGGGCATCGGCTACGGCGTCGCCGAGGCGCTGGTCGCCCGCGGCGACCGCGTCTGCATCACCGGCCGGGGCGAGGACGCCCTCAAGGAGGCCGTCGAGCGGCTCGGCGCGGACCGGGTCATCGGCGTCGCCGGGAAGGCTCATGACGAGGCCCACCAGGCCGTCGCGGTGGAGCGCGCCATGGAGGCCTTCGGCCGGGTCGACTTCCTGGTCAACAACGCGGGCACCAACCCGGTCTACTCCCCGATGGCGGAGCTCGACCTGAACGTGGCGCGCAAGGTGTACGAGACCAATGTGATCTCCGCGCTCGGCTTCGCCCAGCAGACCTGGAAGGCCTGGCAGAAGGAGAACGGCGGCGCGATCGTGAACATCGCGTCCGTCGCCGGCCTCGCCCCCTCGCCCTTCATCGGCGCGTACGGGATGAGCAAGGCGGCCATGGTCAATCTGACCCTCCAGCTGGCGCACGAGTTCGCGCCGGACGTGCGGGTCAACGCCATCGCCCCGGCGGTGGTCAAGACCAAGTTCGCGCAGGCGCTCTACGAGGGCCGCGAGGAGGAGGCCGCCGCGGCCTACCCCCTCAAGCGCCTCGGGGTGCCCTCCGACATCGGGGGCGCGGTCGCGTTCCTCACCTCCGAGCAGTCGGCCTGGGTGACCGGGCAGACGCTGGTGGTCGACGGAGGGCTGTTCCTCGGCGCGGGCGTGCACTGA
- the fabG gene encoding 3-oxoacyl-ACP reductase FabG has product MSTTEQRVAIVTGAARGIGAATAVRLAAEGRAVAVLDLDEAACKDTVEKITAAGGRAIAVGCDVSDSAQVEAAVARVAAELGAPTILVNNAGVLRDNLLFKMSESDWDLVMNVHLKGAFLMAKAVQKHMVDAAWGRIVSLSSSSALGNRGQANYSAVKAGLQGFTKTLAKELGKFGVTANAVAPGFIVTEMTAQTAARVGMGFEDFQAAAATQIPVQRVGRPEDIANAIAFFTGDDAGFVSGQVLYVAGGPLN; this is encoded by the coding sequence ATGTCCACCACCGAGCAGCGCGTAGCCATCGTGACCGGGGCGGCCCGGGGCATCGGCGCCGCGACCGCCGTCCGGCTCGCGGCCGAGGGCCGCGCGGTCGCCGTACTCGACCTCGACGAGGCGGCCTGCAAGGACACCGTCGAGAAGATCACGGCGGCGGGCGGCAGGGCGATCGCCGTCGGCTGCGACGTCTCCGACAGCGCCCAGGTGGAGGCCGCCGTGGCGCGCGTCGCCGCCGAGCTCGGGGCGCCCACCATCCTCGTCAACAACGCGGGCGTCCTGCGTGACAACCTGCTCTTCAAGATGAGCGAGTCCGACTGGGACCTCGTGATGAACGTGCACCTCAAGGGCGCGTTCCTGATGGCCAAGGCCGTCCAGAAGCACATGGTGGACGCCGCCTGGGGCCGTATCGTCTCGCTCTCCTCGTCCTCCGCGCTCGGCAACCGCGGCCAGGCCAACTACTCCGCGGTCAAGGCCGGCCTCCAGGGCTTCACCAAGACCCTCGCCAAGGAGCTCGGCAAGTTCGGCGTCACCGCCAACGCCGTCGCCCCCGGCTTCATCGTCACCGAGATGACCGCGCAGACCGCCGCCCGGGTCGGCATGGGCTTCGAGGACTTCCAGGCCGCGGCCGCCACCCAGATCCCCGTGCAGCGCGTCGGCAGGCCCGAGGACATCGCCAACGCCATCGCCTTCTTCACCGGCGACGACGCGGGCTTCGTCTCCGGCCAGGTGCTGTACGTGGCCGGCGGACCCCTCAACTGA
- a CDS encoding DUF3037 domain-containing protein, with protein sequence MSDRDVFEYALLRVVPRVERGEYFNAGVLVYCRAKSFVAARTHLDEAKLKALDPHADVVGVRAALRAVEGVCGGGEAAGQAAGDDAGRRFRWLIAPRSTVVQPGPVHTGLTMDPAAETERLLDLLVH encoded by the coding sequence GTGAGCGACCGCGATGTCTTCGAGTACGCGCTGCTGCGCGTGGTGCCGCGCGTCGAGCGCGGGGAGTACTTCAACGCCGGAGTGCTGGTCTACTGCCGGGCCAAGTCGTTCGTCGCGGCCCGTACACATCTGGACGAGGCCAAGCTGAAGGCGCTCGACCCGCACGCGGACGTGGTGGGGGTGCGGGCGGCGCTGCGGGCCGTCGAGGGGGTCTGCGGCGGCGGCGAGGCGGCCGGGCAGGCGGCGGGCGACGACGCCGGGCGCCGGTTCCGCTGGCTGATCGCCCCGCGGTCGACGGTGGTGCAGCCGGGGCCGGTGCACACCGGGCTCACCATGGATCCGGCGGCCGAGACCGAGCGGTTGCTCGACCTGCTCGTCCACTGA
- a CDS encoding HipA family kinase: MLNEVTATRYVTPLREGGSLPGIVEADDLGTYVMKFTGAGQGRKTLVAEVICGELARRLALRVPELVTIQLDPVIGLSEPDQEVQELLKASGGLNLGMDYLPGSIGFDPLAYQVSSAEAGKVVWFDALINNVDRSWRNPNMLVWHGDLWLIDHGATMIWHHNWPGAQASAAKPYNASDHALAPFGPDVASAAAELAPLVTEELLTEVTALVPDEWLVDEPGFDTTDALRRAYVAPLLARAADIHERITLDAPAKAAPSQAPGWLTDHLKPWPHPTKDSKPAESAAPGEKDGK; the protein is encoded by the coding sequence ATGCTCAATGAAGTGACAGCGACCCGCTATGTCACGCCTTTGCGTGAGGGCGGCTCGCTCCCGGGGATCGTCGAGGCCGACGATCTCGGTACGTACGTAATGAAGTTCACCGGCGCCGGGCAGGGCCGCAAGACCCTGGTGGCGGAGGTGATCTGCGGGGAGCTCGCCAGACGGCTCGCTCTGCGCGTCCCCGAACTGGTCACCATTCAGCTCGACCCCGTCATCGGGCTCTCGGAGCCGGACCAGGAGGTGCAGGAGCTGCTGAAGGCGAGCGGCGGGCTGAATCTCGGAATGGACTACTTGCCCGGGTCGATCGGGTTCGACCCGCTCGCCTACCAAGTGAGCTCGGCGGAGGCGGGCAAGGTCGTCTGGTTCGACGCGTTGATCAACAACGTCGACCGTTCGTGGCGGAACCCTAACATGCTCGTCTGGCACGGCGATCTCTGGCTCATCGACCACGGCGCCACGATGATCTGGCACCACAACTGGCCGGGCGCGCAGGCCTCGGCCGCCAAGCCCTACAACGCCTCGGACCACGCCCTCGCCCCGTTCGGGCCCGATGTGGCCTCCGCCGCCGCCGAGTTGGCGCCGCTGGTGACCGAGGAGCTGCTGACCGAGGTCACCGCGCTGGTGCCCGACGAGTGGCTGGTGGACGAGCCCGGCTTCGACACGACGGACGCGCTGCGCCGGGCGTACGTGGCGCCGCTGCTCGCCCGCGCCGCCGACATCCACGAGCGGATCACGCTGGACGCGCCCGCCAAGGCGGCTCCGTCGCAGGCCCCTGGCTGGCTCACCGACCACCTCAAGCCCTGGCCGCACCCCACCAAGGACAGCAAGCCCGCAGAATCCGCGGCGCCCGGCGAGAAGGACGGCAAGTGA
- a CDS encoding prolyl oligopeptidase family serine peptidase, translated as MPTEEKTAQAQATEDFPLQFARTRRFSLGAPRSLTVSPDGDRVLFVRTADGRSPLSSLWLFENGRERVLVDPLALGEEDEVPQAELIRRERARETSGGIVGYATDAAVRTVVFALSGALWLAGTDGSAPRRLPTAGPAVDPRLSPDGTLVSYVTGRALHVVRADGTGDRQLAAPEGPDVSYGLSDHVSAESIGRARSSWWSPDGSALLVVRVDNSPVQRWYLSDPSDPAKAPRALPYPAAGTPNAEVSLVVVRVDGERVPVRLPRSADAASHPAGVWTDPAFEYLVEGGWDGAGAFATVQTRDQRTAYRLAIDPASGATEVTNRHHDDHWLEFTPGATALARSGAALGEGLPAGLEVRAILGSAGDTVYFAASDEPTETHVWAYAPESGFTRVTEEPGVHTAALGGDTLVLDSRTLHEHTVTVLRDGKPTGRIGVLTERPAVTPRPVFLSLGERELRTALYLPSWHREGAARLPVVVHSYGGPGTQTVVRANGWHHAVNQWFAEQGFAVLSVDGRGTPGRGEAWRTSIHGDQLTPVLEDQADAVRAAAERYPDLDTGRVGIRGWSFGGYLAAAAVLHRPDVFHAAVAGAAPTDLTLYDTHWKERYLGHPDVQPENYERCSLVAHAHKLTRPLMLVHGMADDNVVPAHMLRFSQALVAAGKLHSVVPLVGESHLVTKEGVADTLLWLNLDFLKKSLNV; from the coding sequence ATGCCCACCGAAGAGAAGACCGCCCAGGCCCAGGCCACCGAGGACTTCCCCCTCCAGTTCGCGCGCACCAGGCGCTTCTCGCTCGGCGCGCCCCGGAGCCTCACCGTCTCCCCCGACGGCGACCGGGTGCTGTTCGTGCGCACCGCCGACGGGCGCTCCCCGCTCAGCTCGCTGTGGCTGTTCGAGAACGGCCGGGAGCGCGTCCTCGTCGACCCGCTCGCGCTCGGCGAGGAGGACGAGGTGCCGCAGGCGGAGTTGATCCGCCGCGAGCGGGCGCGCGAGACCAGCGGCGGCATCGTCGGATACGCCACCGACGCGGCCGTCCGCACGGTCGTCTTCGCCCTCTCCGGCGCGCTCTGGCTGGCCGGGACGGACGGGAGCGCGCCGCGCCGGCTCCCGACCGCGGGCCCGGCCGTCGACCCGCGCCTCTCCCCCGACGGCACGCTCGTCTCGTACGTGACGGGGCGCGCCCTGCACGTCGTACGCGCCGACGGCACCGGCGACCGGCAACTGGCCGCACCGGAGGGGCCGGACGTGTCCTACGGGCTGTCCGACCACGTGTCGGCCGAGTCCATCGGCCGCGCGCGCAGCTCCTGGTGGTCGCCGGACGGCTCCGCGCTCCTGGTCGTCCGCGTGGACAACTCGCCGGTCCAGCGGTGGTACCTCAGTGATCCCTCGGACCCGGCGAAGGCCCCTCGCGCACTGCCGTACCCGGCGGCGGGCACCCCCAACGCGGAGGTGTCACTGGTCGTCGTCCGCGTCGACGGCGAACGGGTCCCGGTGCGGCTGCCCCGGTCGGCGGACGCCGCGTCGCACCCGGCCGGCGTCTGGACCGACCCGGCCTTCGAATACCTGGTGGAGGGCGGCTGGGACGGGGCGGGCGCGTTCGCCACCGTCCAGACCCGGGACCAGCGCACCGCGTACCGCCTCGCCATCGACCCGGCGAGCGGCGCGACCGAAGTGACGAATCGTCACCATGACGACCACTGGCTGGAGTTCACACCGGGAGCGACGGCGCTCGCCCGATCCGGGGCCGCCCTGGGAGAGGGACTTCCCGCCGGTCTGGAAGTGCGCGCGATACTCGGCTCGGCCGGTGACACGGTCTACTTCGCGGCGAGCGACGAGCCGACCGAGACCCACGTCTGGGCGTACGCACCCGAGTCCGGCTTCACCCGTGTCACCGAGGAGCCCGGGGTGCACACCGCGGCCCTCGGCGGCGACACCCTCGTCCTCGACAGCCGCACCCTGCACGAGCACACCGTCACCGTCCTGCGCGACGGCAAGCCGACGGGCCGGATCGGCGTGCTGACCGAGCGGCCGGCGGTGACGCCGAGGCCGGTGTTCCTGTCGCTGGGCGAGCGCGAACTGCGCACCGCGCTCTATCTGCCCTCCTGGCACCGCGAGGGCGCGGCCAGGCTGCCGGTCGTCGTCCACTCGTACGGCGGCCCCGGCACCCAGACCGTCGTACGGGCCAACGGCTGGCACCACGCGGTGAACCAGTGGTTCGCCGAGCAGGGGTTCGCCGTCCTGTCCGTCGACGGGCGCGGCACTCCGGGGCGCGGCGAGGCATGGCGTACGTCCATCCACGGCGACCAGCTCACCCCGGTCCTGGAGGACCAGGCCGACGCGGTGCGGGCGGCCGCCGAGCGCTACCCCGATCTGGACACGGGCCGGGTGGGCATCCGGGGCTGGTCGTTCGGCGGGTATCTGGCGGCGGCCGCCGTGCTGCACCGGCCCGATGTGTTCCACGCGGCCGTGGCGGGCGCGGCCCCGACCGATCTCACGCTCTACGACACCCACTGGAAGGAGCGCTATCTCGGCCACCCGGACGTGCAGCCGGAGAACTACGAGCGCTGTTCGCTGGTCGCGCACGCCCACAAGCTGACCCGGCCCCTGATGCTCGTCCACGGGATGGCGGACGACAATGTGGTGCCCGCACACATGCTGCGGTTCTCGCAGGCGCTGGTCGCGGCGGGCAAGCTGCACAGCGTGGTTCCGCTGGTGGGCGAGAGCCACTTGGTCACCAAGGAAGGTGTGGCCGACACCCTGCTGTGGCTCAATCTCGACTTCCTCAAGAAATCCTTGAACGTCTGA
- a CDS encoding Rieske (2Fe-2S) protein, protein MSTQALPSEPGPARRTVVAAVGGVGLAAALAACGDSDKSGDAAKSSGDGGTGGTGGSAGGGDAGSAGGGVLAKTADIPKGGGKVFPDQGVVVTQPTAGTFKAFSATCTHQGCTVKDVVGGTINCPCHGSKYDSATGSVMGGPAPRPLPTKAIKVEGDSIKLA, encoded by the coding sequence ATGAGCACCCAAGCTCTTCCGTCCGAGCCGGGCCCGGCCCGCCGTACCGTCGTCGCGGCGGTCGGCGGCGTCGGGCTCGCGGCCGCGCTCGCCGCCTGCGGCGACTCGGACAAGTCCGGCGACGCCGCCAAGTCCTCCGGTGACGGGGGTACGGGAGGAACGGGCGGCAGCGCCGGAGGGGGCGACGCCGGGTCGGCCGGCGGCGGGGTGCTGGCGAAGACCGCCGACATCCCGAAGGGCGGCGGCAAGGTCTTCCCCGACCAGGGCGTGGTGGTGACCCAGCCGACGGCGGGCACCTTCAAGGCGTTCTCGGCCACCTGCACCCACCAGGGCTGCACGGTGAAAGATGTCGTCGGCGGCACCATCAACTGCCCTTGCCACGGCAGCAAGTACGACTCGGCGACGGGCAGTGTCATGGGCGGCCCGGCGCCGCGGCCGCTCCCCACAAAGGCGATCAAGGTGGAGGGAGACTCGATCAAGCTGGCGTGA